The Serratia rhizosphaerae genome has a segment encoding these proteins:
- a CDS encoding EmmdR/YeeO family multidrug/toxin efflux MATE transporter: MNLFAQLRQRVIATPWYPKRKSYRVLFRREIVPLAVPILLENTCVLLMGVLSTFLVSWLGKEAMAGVGLADSFNMVIIAFFAAVDLGTTVVVAFSLGKLDHQRARAAARQSLVLMTVVALLLAAAIHLAGEQIIDVIAGAATPEVKALALSYLQTTVWSYPAAAIALIGSGALRGAGNTKIPLLINGGMNILNIIISSALIYGIPGWDGLGFIGAGLGLTLSRYIGAVAIIYVLAIGFNPSLHITLKSYFSRLQLSILKEVLGIGIPASIESVLFNGGKLLTQMFVAGMGTSVIAGNFIAFSIASLINLPGNALGSASTIIVGRRLGKGQIGQAERQLRHIFWLSTLGLTLLAWGSAPFAGLFAAFYTQQDDVKEVVKVLIWLNAAFMPIWAASWVLPAGLKGARDARFAMWVSMLGMWGCRVVAGYTLGIVLGMGVTGVWLGMFMDWAVRGALFYWRMVSGRWLWKYPRNKDNAPRD; encoded by the coding sequence TTGAACTTATTTGCGCAGCTTCGTCAACGGGTGATCGCCACGCCGTGGTACCCCAAACGGAAGAGTTACCGCGTGCTGTTTCGGCGCGAGATCGTGCCGTTGGCGGTGCCGATCTTGCTGGAGAACACCTGCGTCCTGCTGATGGGCGTATTGAGTACGTTTCTGGTGAGCTGGCTGGGCAAGGAGGCAATGGCCGGGGTCGGGCTGGCGGACAGCTTCAACATGGTGATCATCGCCTTTTTCGCCGCGGTGGATCTTGGCACCACGGTGGTGGTGGCGTTCAGCCTGGGCAAACTGGATCACCAGCGGGCGCGCGCGGCGGCGCGTCAGTCGCTGGTGCTGATGACGGTGGTGGCGCTGCTGCTGGCGGCGGCGATCCACCTGGCCGGCGAGCAGATTATTGATGTGATTGCCGGCGCCGCCACGCCGGAGGTAAAGGCGCTGGCGCTCTCCTATCTGCAGACCACCGTGTGGAGCTACCCGGCGGCGGCGATTGCGCTGATCGGCAGCGGTGCTCTGCGCGGCGCGGGCAACACCAAAATTCCGCTGCTGATCAATGGCGGCATGAACATCCTCAATATCATTATCAGCAGCGCGCTGATTTACGGCATTCCGGGCTGGGACGGTCTGGGCTTCATCGGGGCCGGACTGGGGCTGACCCTGTCACGCTATATTGGCGCCGTGGCGATTATTTATGTGCTGGCGATCGGCTTTAATCCGTCGCTGCACATTACCCTGAAGAGCTATTTCAGCCGGTTGCAGCTATCGATCCTGAAAGAGGTGCTGGGCATCGGCATTCCCGCCAGCATTGAGTCGGTGCTGTTTAACGGCGGCAAATTGCTGACGCAGATGTTTGTGGCCGGCATGGGCACCAGCGTGATCGCCGGTAACTTTATCGCTTTCTCGATCGCCTCGCTGATTAACCTGCCGGGCAATGCGCTGGGCTCGGCGTCGACCATTATCGTGGGACGGCGGCTGGGCAAGGGGCAAATTGGCCAGGCGGAGCGGCAGCTGCGGCATATTTTCTGGCTGTCGACCCTTGGCCTGACGCTGCTGGCCTGGGGCAGCGCGCCGTTCGCCGGGCTGTTTGCCGCGTTCTATACCCAGCAGGATGATGTGAAAGAGGTGGTGAAGGTGCTGATCTGGCTGAACGCCGCCTTTATGCCGATTTGGGCCGCCTCCTGGGTGCTGCCCGCCGGGCTGAAGGGCGCGCGCGACGCGCGTTTTGCCATGTGGGTGTCGATGTTGGGCATGTGGGGCTGCCGGGTGGTAGCCGGCTATACGCTGGGGATCGTGCTGGGCATGGGGGTGACCGGCGTCTGGCTGGGGATGTTTATGGACTGGGCGGTACGCGGCGCGCTGTTCTACTGGCGTATGGTCAGCGGCCGTTGGCTGTGGAAGTATCCGCGCAATAAGGACAACGCGCCCCGGGACTAA
- a CDS encoding DUF805 domain-containing protein yields MEDVIIYLLNVIYQGYRQSFSIEGRDSRAFYITLMVFQHLWFVFYLALKVVMNYPLSWIVVIIFVLPLLASNIRRLHDGGYSGTWCFCWFVMPHLALIGAMFLPSLNNKNPYTRYPQN; encoded by the coding sequence ATGGAGGATGTTATCATTTACCTGTTAAATGTGATCTATCAGGGATATCGACAGTCGTTCAGCATCGAAGGCCGGGACAGCCGCGCATTCTATATCACGCTGATGGTATTTCAGCACCTGTGGTTTGTGTTTTACCTGGCGCTAAAGGTGGTAATGAATTACCCGCTTTCATGGATCGTGGTCATTATCTTTGTGCTGCCGCTGCTGGCCAGCAATATCCGCCGCCTGCATGACGGCGGCTACAGCGGCACCTGGTGTTTCTGCTGGTTTGTGATGCCGCACCTGGCGCTGATTGGCGCCATGTTTCTGCCGTCGCTCAATAATAAAAACCCCTACACCCGCTATCCGCAAAATTAG
- a CDS encoding LysR substrate-binding domain-containing protein — MRKPRLPPLGAVRAFHAVAGCLSFKQAAEQLGVSATAVSHQIKLLESMLECRVCERSAQGVSLTQAGELLYGATQSAFSALETATAQIMQAAQPPALTVTTTSNFLTHWLVPRLADFKAQLPAIDLRLHTSVERVDLTQRTVDAAIRYRETPETHLHSTLLYEDRFILVASPSLGIKEKEDLRAATLFHVEQRHVPADSPTWQNWRRRYGPDGLDCSGGLIFSDETHALQAAVAGQGVVIASRLLANDLLQRGVLTAPFDESLPGARYYLVTTEETAQRADIIALQHWLLQQMAGQPADK; from the coding sequence ATGAGAAAACCACGTTTACCGCCGCTGGGCGCCGTACGCGCCTTCCATGCCGTTGCGGGCTGCCTGAGCTTTAAGCAGGCCGCCGAACAGTTGGGCGTCAGCGCCACCGCCGTCAGCCATCAGATCAAACTGCTGGAGTCGATGCTGGAATGCCGGGTCTGTGAACGCAGCGCCCAGGGCGTCAGCCTGACCCAGGCCGGGGAATTGTTATACGGCGCAACGCAAAGCGCCTTCAGCGCGCTGGAGACCGCCACCGCGCAGATTATGCAGGCCGCTCAGCCGCCGGCGCTGACGGTCACCACCACCTCCAATTTTCTCACCCACTGGCTGGTACCCCGCCTGGCCGATTTTAAAGCGCAGCTGCCGGCCATTGATTTACGTCTGCACACCAGCGTTGAGCGGGTGGATTTAACCCAGCGCACCGTCGATGCCGCCATCCGCTACCGCGAAACGCCGGAAACTCACCTGCACAGCACCCTGCTGTATGAAGACCGCTTTATTCTGGTGGCCAGCCCGTCGCTCGGCATCAAAGAAAAGGAGGATTTACGCGCCGCCACGCTGTTCCACGTGGAGCAGCGGCACGTACCCGCCGACTCGCCCACCTGGCAAAACTGGCGACGGCGCTACGGGCCTGACGGGCTGGACTGCAGCGGCGGCCTGATTTTCAGCGATGAAACGCACGCGCTGCAGGCGGCGGTGGCGGGACAAGGCGTGGTCATCGCCAGCCGGCTGCTGGCGAACGACCTGCTGCAGCGCGGCGTGCTGACCGCACCGTTTGACGAATCGCTGCCCGGCGCGCGCTATTACCTGGTGACAACGGAGGAAACGGCGCAGCGGGCGGATATTATCGCGCTGCAACATTGGTTATTGCAGCAAATGGCGGGGCAACCTGCAGATAAATGA
- a CDS encoding amino acid deaminase yields MTTVNSAKHKSAPMHVSAAGISNLLHEDVCLPAAVIQAGALENNIRWMQRYADKRGVSLAPHGKTTMTPWIFRRQQEAGAWAIGVGSAWQAHAAMSADIERVLMANQLVGKANMQLVSQLKQRYPHCDFLCCVDSVDNAASLAAFFHAQGQTLDVLVELGVPGGRCGCRSTAEALALAAKIAALPGLRLRGLELYEGVLHGDDPQPQIEALLSAAAALACNMAEHVDGEFILTGAGTVWYDVVCNVWLTAKKPPHCRIVIRPGCYITHDNGIYQQAQDALLARDRIACDLGGDLSAALQLVAMVQSVPEARLAIVNFGKRDCAFDAGLPQPVAHYRAGKALPFRPGAYTSSEVMDQHCMLRLVPDSDVQVGDILIFGTSHPCLTFDKWKTLLLVDDDYNVQAELDTAF; encoded by the coding sequence ATGACGACCGTCAATAGCGCAAAGCATAAATCGGCGCCGATGCACGTTTCCGCCGCCGGCATCAGCAATCTGCTGCATGAAGATGTCTGCCTGCCGGCCGCGGTGATTCAGGCCGGCGCGCTGGAAAATAATATCCGCTGGATGCAGCGTTATGCCGATAAGCGCGGGGTTTCACTCGCGCCGCACGGCAAAACCACCATGACGCCGTGGATTTTTCGCCGGCAGCAGGAGGCCGGCGCCTGGGCAATTGGCGTCGGCAGCGCCTGGCAGGCACATGCCGCCATGTCTGCGGACATCGAGCGGGTGCTGATGGCGAACCAACTGGTGGGCAAAGCCAATATGCAATTAGTGTCGCAGTTGAAACAGCGCTATCCGCACTGTGATTTTCTGTGCTGCGTCGACAGTGTGGACAATGCCGCCTCGCTTGCCGCCTTTTTCCACGCTCAGGGACAAACGCTGGACGTGCTGGTGGAGCTGGGCGTGCCGGGCGGCCGCTGCGGCTGCCGCAGTACGGCGGAGGCGCTGGCGCTGGCGGCCAAGATCGCGGCGCTGCCGGGCCTGCGGCTGCGCGGGCTGGAGCTGTATGAAGGCGTGCTGCACGGCGACGATCCGCAGCCGCAGATAGAAGCCTTGCTCAGCGCGGCGGCGGCGCTGGCCTGCAATATGGCGGAGCATGTCGACGGGGAGTTTATTCTGACCGGTGCAGGCACCGTGTGGTATGACGTGGTATGCAACGTCTGGCTGACGGCAAAAAAGCCGCCGCACTGCCGCATTGTAATTCGCCCCGGCTGTTATATCACCCATGACAACGGCATCTATCAGCAGGCGCAGGATGCGCTGCTGGCGCGCGACCGCATCGCCTGCGATCTCGGCGGCGATCTCAGCGCCGCTCTGCAGCTGGTGGCCATGGTGCAATCGGTGCCGGAAGCCCGGCTGGCGATTGTTAATTTTGGCAAGCGTGACTGCGCCTTTGACGCCGGGCTGCCGCAGCCGGTCGCCCATTACCGGGCGGGTAAGGCGCTGCCGTTCAGGCCCGGCGCCTATACCAGCAGCGAGGTCATGGACCAGCACTGTATGCTGAGGCTGGTGCCTGACAGCGATGTGCAGGTCGGCGATATCCTGATCTTCGGCACCTCCCATCCCTGCCTGACCTTTGATAAATGGAAAACGCTGTTGCTGGTCGATGACGACTACAACGTGCAGGCGGAGCTAGATACCGCCTTTTAA
- a CDS encoding sodium:solute symporter family protein: MEHNNFLIWFLLYAFVMMAIGWYVTRHQKTGEDFILGGRKLPMLLTLGSTVGTMVGTGSSIGAVSFGYTNGWAGMLYGIGGATGILLTAWLFGPVRKLRFMTMSEEICYYTGGSRIVKNLVALLIFLASIGWLGAHILGGGLYLAWAADIDITVAKIIIAVGFIFYVGIGGYKAVSWIDTLQSIVLFLGFIVLAALSVSYVGGWDTLVANTDPQAFTLFGIGKLGLWPALSLAIVIGIGVLATPSYRQRIYSAASTRSIRQSFVITGVLYMGFSFLPAIIGMATHVMNPELENPSFAFLFATNALPAALAMVVLIAGMSANLSSGSSDAIAGVSIILRDIYTMVTGKMPPPEKAINLSRIFLLLVILLALIFALTSNDIIGYITKMISMIMSGMCVTVLLGKFWLRFNWQGCIAALLGGSLTSLTVILIPAWSQALGNPVIPALLVSLVAAVAVTLLTPKNKLSREEVLQMITDERETTHTDTKPIGPLAGESK; this comes from the coding sequence ATGGAACACAACAATTTCCTGATCTGGTTTTTACTCTATGCCTTCGTCATGATGGCGATCGGCTGGTACGTTACCCGCCACCAGAAAACGGGGGAAGACTTTATCCTCGGCGGCAGAAAGCTGCCGATGCTGCTGACCCTGGGCTCCACCGTCGGCACCATGGTCGGCACCGGCTCCAGCATCGGCGCGGTGAGCTTTGGCTATACCAACGGCTGGGCCGGCATGCTGTACGGCATCGGCGGCGCAACCGGCATCCTCCTTACCGCCTGGCTGTTCGGGCCGGTCAGGAAACTGCGCTTTATGACCATGAGCGAGGAGATCTGCTACTACACCGGCGGCAGCCGCATCGTGAAGAACCTGGTGGCCCTGCTGATTTTCCTCGCCTCAATCGGCTGGCTGGGCGCGCATATCCTCGGCGGCGGGCTGTATCTGGCCTGGGCGGCGGATATCGATATCACCGTAGCCAAGATCATTATCGCCGTCGGCTTTATCTTCTATGTCGGCATCGGCGGGTATAAAGCCGTCTCCTGGATCGACACGCTGCAATCCATCGTGCTGTTCCTCGGCTTTATCGTGCTGGCCGCGCTGTCCGTCAGTTACGTCGGCGGCTGGGACACCCTGGTCGCCAACACCGATCCGCAGGCCTTTACGCTGTTCGGCATCGGCAAGCTCGGCCTGTGGCCGGCGCTCTCTCTGGCGATCGTCATCGGCATTGGCGTACTGGCAACGCCGTCTTACCGTCAGCGCATCTACTCCGCCGCCTCGACGCGCTCCATCCGCCAATCTTTCGTGATTACCGGCGTGCTGTACATGGGCTTTTCATTCCTGCCGGCAATTATCGGCATGGCGACGCACGTGATGAACCCCGAGCTGGAGAACCCCAGCTTTGCCTTCCTGTTCGCCACCAACGCCCTGCCGGCCGCGCTGGCCATGGTGGTGCTGATCGCCGGCATGTCTGCCAACCTGTCATCCGGCAGTTCGGATGCAATTGCCGGGGTTTCCATCATTCTGCGTGATATTTACACCATGGTGACAGGGAAAATGCCGCCGCCGGAGAAAGCCATCAATCTGTCGCGCATTTTCCTGCTGCTGGTGATTCTGCTGGCGCTGATTTTCGCCCTGACGTCGAATGACATCATTGGCTATATCACCAAAATGATTTCAATGATTATGTCGGGCATGTGCGTCACCGTGCTGCTGGGTAAATTCTGGCTGCGCTTCAACTGGCAGGGCTGCATTGCCGCGCTGCTGGGCGGCAGCCTGACCTCGCTGACCGTGATTCTGATCCCGGCCTGGTCACAGGCGCTCGGCAACCCGGTGATCCCGGCGCTGCTCGTCAGCCTGGTGGCCGCCGTTGCCGTCACCCTGCTCACCCCGAAAAATAAACTGTCACGCGAGGAGGTGCTGCAAATGATCACCGACGAACGGGAAACCACCCACACCGATACCAAACCAATCGGACCGCTGGCGGGAGAGAGCAAATGA
- a CDS encoding RidA family protein — MMIKRYGITGSTGTGGQNLPFAKAVSADGWLYVSGQTPMVDGEIIDGGIVAQSTQAIQNCLDIMNEAGFGKEDIVHMKVFLTDARYFQSFNKVFRHFFAEHPPARVCCVADLVVDCMVEVDITCFNAKYKQN, encoded by the coding sequence ATTATGATTAAACGTTACGGGATTACCGGCTCCACGGGCACCGGCGGACAAAACCTACCTTTCGCCAAAGCGGTCAGCGCAGACGGCTGGCTGTACGTCTCCGGCCAGACGCCGATGGTCGACGGGGAGATTATCGACGGCGGCATCGTCGCCCAGTCCACCCAGGCGATTCAAAACTGTCTCGACATCATGAACGAGGCGGGTTTCGGCAAAGAAGATATCGTACATATGAAAGTCTTTCTGACCGACGCGCGCTACTTCCAGTCCTTCAATAAGGTCTTCCGCCATTTCTTTGCCGAGCATCCGCCCGCACGCGTGTGCTGCGTGGCCGATCTGGTCGTCGACTGCATGGTCGAGGTCGACATCACCTGTTTTAACGCCAAATACAAGCAGAACTAA
- a CDS encoding N-acyl-D-amino-acid deacylase family protein gives MKHHYLFKNATVIDGSGGAGYIADVAVSDDRITRIAPVINDDADVTLECRGRVLSPGFIDVHTHDDLIVIKHPEYVEKTSQGVTSIIVGNCGISAACAVMKDDVPDPLNLLGELAEFRYPDLASYRRKVDEVTPSVNVATLIGHTTLRNNFVASLNEPAQSASIDDMRAALRQALQQGALGLSTGLSYGNAVNASTEEICALAELLAEHQGIYTTHMRTEYDGIIDAMHEAFHVGRHARVPVQISHHKCAGAKNWGRTVETLALIEKYQHSQDISCDLYPYRAGSSNLDPQQVTADYDILITWSTPHPDMAGKNLQEIAAAWNTDIHSAARRLIPAGAIYFQMDEADVRRVLAHPSAMIGSDGLPCDPNPHPRLWGTFPRVLGHYSRDEKLFPLATAVHKMTGMSAQRFGMRQRGLIKEGYFADLVLFDPERINDAATFQQPKQRADGIEHVFVNGVLTYSQQQMTGRRAGKFLSKTH, from the coding sequence ATGAAACATCACTACCTGTTTAAAAACGCCACCGTGATTGACGGCTCCGGCGGCGCCGGTTACATCGCCGACGTAGCCGTCAGCGACGACCGCATCACCCGTATCGCGCCGGTTATTAATGACGATGCGGACGTCACGCTGGAGTGTCGCGGCCGGGTACTGTCGCCCGGATTCATCGACGTCCACACCCATGACGATCTGATCGTGATCAAGCACCCGGAATATGTTGAGAAAACCTCGCAGGGCGTCACCAGTATCATCGTCGGCAACTGCGGCATCAGCGCCGCCTGCGCGGTGATGAAAGACGACGTGCCCGACCCGCTCAACCTGCTGGGAGAACTGGCGGAGTTTCGTTACCCGGATCTGGCCAGCTATCGCCGCAAAGTGGACGAGGTCACGCCGTCGGTGAACGTCGCCACGCTTATCGGCCACACCACGCTGCGCAACAACTTTGTCGCGTCACTGAACGAGCCGGCGCAAAGCGCCAGTATCGACGATATGCGCGCCGCCCTGCGGCAGGCGCTGCAACAGGGGGCGCTGGGGCTGAGCACCGGCCTGTCCTACGGCAACGCCGTTAACGCCTCAACGGAAGAGATCTGCGCGCTGGCGGAACTGCTGGCCGAACATCAGGGCATCTATACCACCCATATGCGCACCGAATATGACGGGATTATTGACGCCATGCATGAAGCATTTCACGTTGGCCGTCACGCCCGGGTGCCGGTACAGATCTCCCACCATAAATGCGCAGGCGCCAAAAACTGGGGACGCACGGTGGAAACGCTGGCGCTGATAGAGAAGTATCAGCACAGCCAGGATATCAGCTGCGATCTCTACCCGTACCGCGCCGGTTCCTCCAACCTCGATCCGCAGCAGGTCACGGCGGACTATGACATTTTGATCACCTGGTCCACGCCGCACCCGGACATGGCGGGCAAAAATCTGCAGGAAATCGCCGCCGCCTGGAATACCGATATTCACAGCGCCGCCCGCCGGCTGATTCCCGCCGGCGCCATCTATTTCCAGATGGATGAAGCTGATGTGCGCCGCGTACTGGCTCACCCCAGCGCCATGATCGGCTCCGACGGTCTGCCCTGCGATCCCAACCCCCATCCGCGCCTGTGGGGCACCTTCCCGCGGGTATTGGGCCACTACAGCCGCGACGAAAAGCTGTTCCCGCTGGCCACCGCCGTACACAAGATGACCGGCATGTCCGCACAACGCTTCGGTATGCGGCAGCGCGGGCTGATCAAAGAGGGCTACTTTGCCGATTTGGTGCTGTTCGACCCGGAACGCATCAACGATGCCGCCACCTTCCAGCAGCCGAAACAGCGGGCCGACGGTATTGAGCACGTGTTCGTCAACGGCGTACTGACCTACAGCCAGCAACAGATGACCGGCCGGCGCGCCGGGAAGTTCCTGAGTAAAACTCATTAA
- a CDS encoding 2-dehydro-3-deoxy-6-phosphogalactonate aldolase encodes MKMNLTLPLVAILRGITPDEIDDHLPVLIEAGFQAIEIPLNSPAWQTSITHAAKRYGGQTLIGAGTVVNVADVDQLAAAGCQFIVTPATQPAVIRRALHHAMPALPGCATPTEAFSAIEAGARQIKLFPAGQFGPGYVRALKSVLPADIALYAVGGVTPDTLGAYLQAGCSGAGLGNDLYRAGQTPERTAAQARAFVAAYRSHPHQNA; translated from the coding sequence ATGAAAATGAACCTTACGCTGCCGCTGGTCGCCATTCTGCGCGGCATTACGCCCGATGAAATTGACGATCATCTTCCCGTACTGATTGAGGCCGGTTTTCAGGCGATTGAAATCCCGCTGAACTCGCCGGCGTGGCAAACCAGCATTACGCACGCGGCCAAACGCTATGGCGGACAAACGCTGATCGGCGCCGGCACGGTGGTGAATGTCGCCGACGTTGACCAGCTGGCGGCGGCAGGTTGCCAGTTTATTGTGACGCCGGCGACGCAGCCTGCGGTAATCCGCCGGGCGCTGCACCACGCGATGCCGGCGCTGCCGGGGTGCGCGACGCCGACGGAGGCCTTCAGCGCCATCGAGGCCGGCGCCCGGCAAATCAAACTGTTCCCCGCCGGCCAGTTCGGCCCCGGCTATGTGCGTGCGCTGAAATCCGTGCTGCCCGCCGATATTGCCCTCTACGCCGTCGGCGGCGTCACGCCGGACACGCTCGGCGCCTACCTGCAGGCAGGCTGCAGCGGCGCCGGACTCGGCAACGACTTATACCGGGCCGGACAAACGCCGGAACGCACAGCGGCGCAGGCGCGGGCCTTTGTGGCGGCATACCGCTCCCATCCCCATCAGAACGCTTAA
- a CDS encoding 2-dehydro-3-deoxygalactonokinase yields the protein MFIVTIDSGTTNTRVRIWQDKRIIADACAAVGVRDSAKSGNLATLTAGIKDALDRALAQAENCTLDRCAIVASGMITADVGLCPIPHLSAPVDVEQLANGAVARHIPAIAPQPIWFIPGVKNALPQVNLANLDMMDVMRGEEAETFGLLALHAVHGPAVIVLPGSHSKFVKIDRQQRIAACATTMAGELLDVLTHHTLLAGSLNRQFAARLDRDYLLQGAEACRHTGLSRACFSVRLLDLFTDATHDQKASYLLGVTLCADIQAMKQSRALALTPDTRVVISGKPILQQALAALIAADPFFTADALLVDEDPARPLSSIGAIAVMEIIMRQATPHSAAPSDVVASGDPL from the coding sequence ATGTTCATCGTCACCATTGATTCCGGTACCACCAATACCCGGGTGCGTATCTGGCAGGATAAAAGGATCATCGCCGACGCCTGTGCGGCGGTCGGGGTGCGCGACAGCGCCAAAAGCGGCAATCTGGCAACGCTCACCGCCGGGATTAAAGACGCCTTGGATCGTGCGCTGGCGCAGGCTGAAAACTGTACGCTCGATCGCTGCGCGATCGTGGCGTCCGGCATGATCACCGCCGATGTCGGGCTCTGCCCGATCCCCCACCTGAGCGCACCGGTCGACGTTGAACAGCTGGCGAACGGCGCGGTGGCGCGGCATATTCCGGCCATTGCGCCGCAGCCGATCTGGTTTATTCCCGGCGTAAAAAACGCCCTGCCGCAGGTTAACCTCGCCAACCTCGATATGATGGATGTGATGCGCGGTGAAGAGGCGGAAACCTTCGGCCTGCTGGCATTACACGCCGTGCACGGCCCTGCGGTGATCGTGCTGCCCGGCTCACACTCAAAGTTCGTCAAAATCGACCGTCAGCAGCGTATTGCCGCCTGCGCCACCACCATGGCCGGCGAGTTACTGGATGTGCTGACCCACCACACCCTGCTGGCCGGCTCACTGAACCGGCAGTTCGCCGCCCGGCTGGATCGCGACTATCTGCTGCAGGGCGCCGAAGCCTGCCGGCATACCGGCCTGTCGCGCGCCTGCTTCTCGGTACGGCTGCTGGATCTGTTTACCGATGCCACCCACGACCAGAAGGCCAGCTATTTACTGGGCGTCACGCTCTGCGCCGATATTCAGGCGATGAAACAGAGCCGGGCGCTGGCGCTGACGCCGGATACCCGCGTGGTCATCAGCGGCAAACCAATCCTGCAGCAGGCGCTGGCCGCGCTGATCGCCGCCGATCCCTTTTTCACCGCCGACGCGCTGCTGGTGGATGAGGATCCCGCCCGGCCGCTGTCCAGCATCGGCGCCATCGCCGTTATGGAAATCATCATGCGTCAGGCGACACCGCACAGTGCGGCGCCGTCTGACGTCGTCGCATCCGGAGACCCGTTATGA
- a CDS encoding IclR family transcriptional regulator — MSGSESTNSSSIDKVLTLLEEIGDHPEGISLAALVKRTQIAKTTGFRILETLKERQYVMLDSATERYHLDLKSLELGIKGLMNVNLVEVSIPYLKKLSAKTEETCFLGVYNDGHVVYLYKSEGTLSIQTNAQLGARLPAYCTGIGKALLAFQPQEEIDRVLSKPLTAFTEKTLVDRVALYEVLADIRLKGYSLDNEENEEGLTCVAHPIFNYTGSVVGALSVAGPTHRMQRKIERVNQELEQVCSLISRRLGYLGK; from the coding sequence ATGTCAGGTAGCGAGAGCACGAACTCTTCCAGCATTGATAAGGTTTTAACGCTGTTGGAAGAAATAGGAGACCATCCCGAAGGCATATCGCTGGCGGCGTTGGTCAAGCGTACCCAGATAGCGAAAACGACCGGATTCCGCATCCTGGAAACCCTCAAGGAGCGGCAGTATGTGATGCTGGACAGCGCGACGGAGCGCTATCATCTGGATCTGAAAAGTCTGGAACTGGGGATAAAAGGATTAATGAATGTGAACCTGGTTGAGGTTTCCATTCCGTACCTGAAGAAGCTTTCCGCCAAAACTGAAGAAACCTGTTTTCTGGGCGTCTACAACGACGGCCACGTGGTCTACCTGTACAAAAGCGAAGGGACGCTCTCCATCCAGACCAACGCACAGCTGGGTGCGCGTCTGCCGGCCTACTGCACCGGGATTGGCAAGGCGCTGCTGGCCTTCCAGCCGCAGGAAGAAATCGACCGCGTGCTCAGCAAACCGCTGACGGCGTTTACCGAGAAAACGCTGGTCGACCGCGTGGCGCTGTATGAGGTGCTGGCGGATATTCGCCTGAAAGGCTACTCCCTCGATAACGAAGAGAACGAAGAGGGGCTGACCTGCGTGGCGCACCCGATCTTCAACTATACCGGCAGCGTGGTCGGCGCGCTGAGCGTCGCGGGGCCGACGCACCGTATGCAGCGTAAAATCGAGCGGGTTAACCAGGAGCTGGAGCAGGTCTGCTCATTGATTTCCCGCCGTCTGGGCTACCTGGGGAAATAG
- a CDS encoding cupin domain-containing protein codes for MRWPKHTLVICTAAMLSLPTFFAQAHGDKRGVDSETLLESEHAWDGTRYSAYPQGTPQLSVLKITIAPNSSLDWHQHPIPNAAYVQSGVVTIEKKSSGEKRQVTAGEVLPEVVDIAHRGYTTQEGAVLIVFYAGKKGVPLSEAVE; via the coding sequence ATGCGTTGGCCTAAACACACCTTGGTAATCTGCACCGCCGCGATGTTATCCCTTCCCACCTTTTTTGCTCAGGCGCACGGCGATAAGCGCGGCGTCGACAGCGAAACGCTGCTGGAATCGGAACACGCCTGGGACGGTACGCGATATTCCGCCTATCCGCAGGGCACTCCGCAGCTTTCGGTGCTGAAGATCACCATTGCTCCCAACAGCAGCCTGGACTGGCATCAGCATCCGATCCCGAATGCCGCCTATGTACAGAGCGGCGTGGTGACGATAGAGAAGAAATCCAGCGGGGAAAAACGACAGGTCACCGCTGGCGAGGTGTTGCCCGAAGTGGTAGATATTGCCCATCGCGGCTATACCACCCAAGAGGGCGCGGTGCTGATTGTGTTTTACGCCGGCAAGAAGGGCGTGCCGCTGTCGGAGGCGGTTGAATAA